A stretch of DNA from Williamwhitmania sp.:
CACTACCGAAGCTGACTTATGAATAAAGGCCAGCTTGTAAAGGTTGAGATTTTTAGGGTAAAAACCGAAGATAGATCTAAACTCCCGATAAAATATACGGTCCGATTCCGACTTAATTTTTATTCGGTGTAAGAGTGTCACCCTAACATTGATTACTGAAACTTCTTCAGAACGATGGAAGAATTATGCCCACCAAAGCCGAATGTGTTGCATAACGCCACCTTAACCTCACGCTTTTGGGCATGGTTGAGGGTAAGATTTAACCGCGCATCGATGGCCGGATCGGGAGTTGTATGGTTGATGGTTGGTGGAACTATCCCCTTGTTAATGGCCAAAATACAGGCCAATGATTCAACTGCCCCTGCTGCTCCAAGGAGGTGGCCAGTCATTGATTTAGTGGAAGAGATATTCAACTTATAGGCATGGTCGCCGAATACGGTAATAATAGCCTTTGCCTCAGCGATATCGCCTAGAGGTGTAGCCGTGCCGTGAACGTTGATGTAGTCAACCTCTTCGGGGCGAGTATTGTTATCGGCAAGGGCAAATTTCATAACGTTAGAAGCACCTAAACCCTCCGGATGGGGCGCTGTAAGGTGATACGCATCGGCAGTCATTCCACCACCGATAACTTCACAGTAAATTTTTGCACCACGCTTAATAGCATGCTCATACTCCTCAAGAATTAGGGAAGCACCACCTTCACCCATCACAAAACCATCGCGGGTAGCGTCAAATGGACGGGATGCCGTGAGGTATTGCTCATTGTTGGTAGAAAGGGCTTGCATGGCATT
This window harbors:
- the fabF gene encoding beta-ketoacyl-ACP synthase II — protein: MELKRVVITGLGTINPLGNNVEEYFANLEKGVCGCDLIKSFDTTNFKTKFACEVKNYDPNNYFERKEAKRLDMYAQYALIAAEEAVKDSGLQLETLDLDHAGVIWGSGIGGIQTFLQEVKGFVEGGYIPRFSPFFIPKMISDIASGHISMKYGFRGPNYSTVSACASSTHAMIESYNLIRLGKAKVFITGGSEAAINEAGVGGFNAMQALSTNNEQYLTASRPFDATRDGFVMGEGGASLILEEYEHAIKRGAKIYCEVIGGGMTADAYHLTAPHPEGLGASNVMKFALADNNTRPEEVDYINVHGTATPLGDIAEAKAIITVFGDHAYKLNISSTKSMTGHLLGAAGAVESLACILAINKGIVPPTINHTTPDPAIDARLNLTLNHAQKREVKVALCNTFGFGGHNSSIVLKKFQ